Genomic DNA from Alkalihalobacterium alkalinitrilicum:
TCAAAGAGAAAGACAATCGAAGTCCAGAGGAACAAGAATTGATTGAGTTAAGAAAAAGAAATAAACAGCTAGAAATGGAAGTCGATATTTTAAAGCAAGCCGCGCTGATCATGGGGCGAAAATAGAAGTCATTGAGAAAAATCGGCACCTCTATTCGGTATCAGCAATGTGCAAAGTCCTACAAATAGCTCGAAGCACCTTTTATTATGAAACAGAAGTAGCTGCTCAAAAAGAAAAGGAAAAGGCTACAGAAGAACAAGACTTAAAAGAAAAAATACTAAAAATCTTTAATGAAAACCGTACAGTATATGGAACTCGTAAAATAAAACGAGAGCTTTTAAAAGCGGGTCACAAGGTTTCCAGACGTCGCATAGGAAGGTTGATGAAAGAGCTCGGAATCCAATCGAAGTATGCACAACCTTCCTACAAACCAATGAGCTCTCAGCCAAATGAAGAATCCGTTCGAAACGTATTAGATCAGGAATTCCAAGTGAATGAAGAAATGTCCGTACTGGTTAGTGATTTAACGTACGTCAAAGTAGGACATTATTGGAGCTACGTCTGTTTTTTAATTGATTTATATAATAGAGAAATAGTTGGTTATAGCGTTGGAAAACGCAAAGACGCAGCTTTGGTTCAACGCGCCTTCGCAACGGTTAATCGGCCATTAGAGAATGTAAAACTCTTTCATACAGATCGCGGATCTGAGTTTAAAAACGTAGCTATTGATGAATTATTAAGTGAAAATGAGATTGAACGTTCATTGAGCGATAAAGGAAACCCTTATGATAATGCAGTGGCAGAAGCGACACTTAAGATTTTAAAAACAGAACTAATTCATGGGGAGCAGTTCCATTCCCTTAACCACCTAGAACTTGAACTGTTTGATTATATCAATTGGTACAATAACATCCGTTCGCACAGTGCCCTGGGGTATCAAAGTCCAGCAAGTTATCGAAACTTAGCCCCTAAAAAAATTGTTTGATTTAGTGTTGACATACCAAGGTACCTTAAGTTAAATTTTAAATAAATAATCATAAACACGGATAAGTTGACTCGTCTATATATAAACTTATTGGAATCTGTTTTTATAAGAAGTTCATTTACTGATATTGATTTAACCAAACCTCTTTATTCAACTTTTAGCCAGTACCTCTTCTAAATTCACCTTTCATACTCTGTTTCCCCACCCGTTGCCATACATAGACTAAAACTACACCACAAACACCAATAAGACCACCAAAATAAAAACCAGCCACAAGATCATAGATTGAATTTAAAATTCCAGCTACAAAAGGTCCTACAAACATCCCTACCGCGTAAACAGCTTGGTAGAATCCCATAGCCGTTGCTCGTTTCTGATCATCGACAGATTCAATAGACATACCTAATAGCAACGGAATAACAAGCCCTAATGCAAAACCGTTTATTGCTTGAGTAATCAATAATATACTAAAGGAGTTTATCAATGGAATTGTACCTGTAAATATAGCACTTACTAAAAATCCAATAAGCAATGTTGGCCAATTACCGATTCGTGGTGCAAGCCATTTTCCTACAATAATAGCTGCAAAAGCATGAGGAACGATAAAAAGAATAACTAAGTAACTTATACCTACCGTCGAAGCTCCAAGTTCAAGTGCATAATTTGGTGTGAAGCCAAAAATTGTAATAAAAATGATAGCATAAGCTAAGATCGAGAGTATCGTTACTTTAATTAAAAGTGATTCCTTAATAATTCCTAATAGTTCCTTAATCTTTATAGGTTCACGAACTGGTTCCTCTTTCTCCTCTTTTAGCCAAAAACATAAAATCAACCCGAGAACTCCAGCAATTCCCCCGATCCAGAAAGGAACCATCCAGCCATACCATTCAACGATTACCCCACTAAATATCATACTCAATAATTGACCGAGAACCATTGTGACACTAATCCACCCCATGGCCTTAGTAATATCATCTTTTGAAAAGTAACTGGCATACAAAACGGTAAAAGCGACCCATGTTGCAGCACTCACACCAGCTAAAGCTCTAAAAAATAAGATCCAGCCTAATTGATCGGTCAAGATAAACCCAAAACTACTCATACTCCCAATGGCTATTCCCAAAATAATGAATGGACGACGACGCTTAACCACATCCGAATAAATCCCCAATGGTAGACGAATAAGCATTTGCAAAAGACCATAACTTCCTACGACAACACCTATGAACATATATGTAGCCCCTAAAAAGTCTAAGTATGCTGTTAATATAGGAACATAACTATAAATCGTAAACCAGTACATTACTGTAACCAATACAAAAATAACATGATCCATTTTTGTCACAGTTGAACGATTTTTACCACTCACTTAATTCCCCCCGTTCTAACTTATTTAAAGAAATAGAATAGTAGATTTAATAAAAGTGAGATTTATTTGGTAAAAAAACTTAGAATATTTGTAAAATAATAAATTGAAAGTATAACTTCTACTACCCAGTTTATTTTTTCTGATTTTTGGTAAAAATGGTTTCTATCCTATAACCTTATGCTACCTAATTAAGAAGTATTTATAAACACCCTCCTGTCTAAAAATTTTTAATTTCTAAATAAGACCCCTTTTAACTATCTACAACTAGTAAAAGAGGTTCATATAATAAAAGTATCATCTGCTTTTCATTTACAGCTTAAATTTATAACCAACACCCCATACAGTTTGCAACACATCACACCCGAGTTTCTTTAACTTTAGTCGAATCTTTTTGATATGGGCGTCAACCGTTCGAATATCACCAATAAAGTCATATCCCCATACCTGTTCAAGTAGTACCTCTCGAGTGTGAACGTTACCAGGATTTTTAGCAAGATGAACTAACAAATCAAACTCTTTAGGTCTAAGTGTAATATTATTTCCCTTAATTATTACTTCCCTGCGGTCAACATCAATCTGCACGTCACCGTAGTCATATGTAAAATATTTTTCCTTTTCTGTAGAAACACTAATCTTTTCAACCCTTCTAAAGATAGCTTTGATTCTAGCAATAAGTTCTCTAGGACTAAATGGTTTTACCATATAATCATCAGCTCCTAATTCTAAGCCGAGAACTCGGTCGAACTCTTCACCTTTTGCTGTTAATATAATGATAGGAACATCAGAAAACTTTCGAATTTCACGGCAAACATCATAGCCATCCTTTTCAGGCATCATAAGATCTAAAATCACTAAATCTGGTTTCTTTTCAAACGTAAGTTGAATAGCTAATTGTCCATCTTCCGCTTCAAGTGGATTAATATTTTGTTTTCTCAGATAATGGAGAATTATTTTTCGAATATTATCATCATCATCTGCTACCAAAACTTTTTGCATAAATAACCACTCCTCGAATCCCTAATATTTTTTGTCGGAATTTAATACAGAAGCTTACTTATAAAAAATTACATTACTAATAAAGAGCTCACAAGGGACATAAGTTTTGAACATTATAAAAAACTATGGATATCATTTGCAGACTTAGTCCGACTTACACGAAAAATTTCAATTATTTACCAATGGTAGAGTA
This window encodes:
- a CDS encoding IS3 family transposase (programmed frameshift), whose amino-acid sequence is MSKKRRTFTTEFKKQVVALYEGGKSRQDIVREYELTPSALDRWITQFQQSGSFKEKDNRSPEEQELIELRKRNKQLEMEVDIFKASRADHGAKIEVIEKNRHLYSVSAMCKVLQIARSTFYYETEVAAQKEKEKATEEQDLKEKILKIFNENRTVYGTRKIKRELLKAGHKVSRRRIGRLMKELGIQSKYAQPSYKPMSSQPNEESVRNVLDQEFQVNEEMSVLVSDLTYVKVGHYWSYVCFLIDLYNREIVGYSVGKRKDAALVQRAFATVNRPLENVKLFHTDRGSEFKNVAIDELLSENEIERSLSDKGNPYDNAVAEATLKILKTELIHGEQFHSLNHLELELFDYINWYNNIRSHSALGYQSPASYRNLAPKKIV
- a CDS encoding MFS transporter; this translates as MSGKNRSTVTKMDHVIFVLVTVMYWFTIYSYVPILTAYLDFLGATYMFIGVVVGSYGLLQMLIRLPLGIYSDVVKRRRPFIILGIAIGSMSSFGFILTDQLGWILFFRALAGVSAATWVAFTVLYASYFSKDDITKAMGWISVTMVLGQLLSMIFSGVIVEWYGWMVPFWIGGIAGVLGLILCFWLKEEKEEPVREPIKIKELLGIIKESLLIKVTILSILAYAIIFITIFGFTPNYALELGASTVGISYLVILFIVPHAFAAIIVGKWLAPRIGNWPTLLIGFLVSAIFTGTIPLINSFSILLITQAINGFALGLVIPLLLGMSIESVDDQKRATAMGFYQAVYAVGMFVGPFVAGILNSIYDLVAGFYFGGLIGVCGVVLVYVWQRVGKQSMKGEFRRGTG
- a CDS encoding response regulator transcription factor, translated to MQKVLVADDDDNIRKIILHYLRKQNINPLEAEDGQLAIQLTFEKKPDLVILDLMMPEKDGYDVCREIRKFSDVPIIILTAKGEEFDRVLGLELGADDYMVKPFSPRELIARIKAIFRRVEKISVSTEKEKYFTYDYGDVQIDVDRREVIIKGNNITLRPKEFDLLVHLAKNPGNVHTREVLLEQVWGYDFIGDIRTVDAHIKKIRLKLKKLGCDVLQTVWGVGYKFKL